In Candidatus Nanopelagicales bacterium, a single genomic region encodes these proteins:
- the fmt gene encoding methionyl-tRNA formyltransferase: protein MRVAFAGTPEPALPSLRALLESDHEVVAVISRPDAPSGRGRRLAPSPVAQFAIDNGLELLRPQSPTDPDFLARLRQLAPDACPIVAYGALVPAQTRSIPRIGWINLHFSLLPAWRGAAPVQHAIWHGDQITGASTFLLDQGLDTGPVFGVVTQQIGPRDTAGSLLAELADAGAQLLVKTLDGIERNELMPAVQPTDDVSLAPKITVEMARIDWSLPASAIDRMVRACTPAPGAWCEVNAARLKLAPLVPMTESEDPALRPGELAVSKRSVLVGTSTGAVELSMVQPQGRAMMAAGDWARGARVESGAFLS from the coding sequence ATGAGGGTTGCCTTTGCAGGCACACCAGAACCAGCGCTGCCATCCCTGCGTGCGTTACTGGAGTCCGATCATGAGGTTGTTGCGGTCATCTCGCGACCCGACGCACCATCGGGACGCGGGCGGCGCCTGGCTCCGTCGCCGGTGGCCCAATTCGCGATCGACAATGGGCTGGAACTTTTGCGGCCGCAGTCACCGACGGATCCGGACTTCCTGGCCCGGCTGAGGCAGTTGGCACCCGATGCCTGCCCGATCGTCGCCTACGGTGCGTTGGTGCCGGCGCAGACTCGCTCGATTCCCCGAATCGGCTGGATCAACCTGCACTTCTCGCTACTGCCAGCGTGGCGAGGAGCAGCACCCGTGCAACACGCGATTTGGCACGGCGATCAGATCACGGGTGCATCGACCTTCCTGTTGGATCAGGGCCTCGACACCGGTCCGGTTTTCGGGGTAGTCACCCAACAGATCGGTCCGCGCGACACCGCTGGCTCGTTGCTCGCCGAACTGGCCGATGCCGGCGCTCAGTTGCTGGTCAAGACCCTGGATGGGATCGAGCGCAACGAGTTGATGCCGGCCGTTCAGCCAACCGATGATGTGAGCCTGGCACCGAAGATCACTGTCGAAATGGCGCGCATCGATTGGTCATTGCCGGCGTCGGCGATTGACCGGATGGTTCGGGCATGCACGCCCGCGCCCGGCGCCTGGTGTGAGGTCAACGCGGCCCGGCTGAAGCTCGCGCCGCTGGTGCCGATGACCGAAAGCGAGGATCCAGCCCTCCGACCGGGGGAGTTAGCCGTCAGCAAGCGATCAGTCCTGGTCGGCACGTCGACGGGTGCGGTGGAGTTGTCCATGGTTCAGCCGCAGGGACGCGCCATGATGGCCGCCGGCGACTGGGCGCGCGGAGCGCGCGTGGAATCCGGTGCGTTCCTCTCGTGA
- a CDS encoding primosome assembly protein PriA (binding of PriA to forked DNA starts the assembly of the primosome, also possesses 3'-5' helicase activity), with amino-acid sequence MDQLELVGHSTNEPAGKSKRARKGSAKGASPVAEQLPIARVAVEVSAMAVDRLFDYLVPAKLSHVAQPGTRVRIRFAGRLVSGFILERVEQPEHTGRLARIERVSGPPVLTGEIVALTRAVADHYAGTLADILRDAVPPRHAASEQGAATASQSGAGHGRTTGSNDAASTVDDRCWQRYVGGSAMLARLHAGEQLRAAVSVVPTDDPADLLAGLVAAVDGASVIVVPDARDLERFGARLEARFPDRVARLSAAMSTAARYRAFLDILSGARDIVVATRNGAFAPMSAARLLVVWDDGDEALIEPRSPGWHAREVLALRSHRSSASWVAMSHSRSVEVARLVDTGWAQSVDGDRTARRTCAQVLTPADDQRIEPDAPGARIPTIAWRAIRQACHQGPVLVQVARSGYQPAVACAQCRTPARCARCTGPLAAMAAGDDPICRWCGTPAQDWSCDECGSKRLRSMAVGSARTAEELRRAFPGVDVLVSGRATEVLSRVGPEPAIIVCTVGAEPIAVGGYRAAVLLDAPALLARTDLRSEEETLRRWFAVLSLVRGRADGGQVVVTAGPQQRAVQALVRADPTGWASRELVEREETQLPPVWRAVTITGSEEDVVAFGTILTDDAEWRRLGPVAVHRAGQRPQSRLLVLAPPSGGSRLARAVRLALTAKPDRGSEHRVQVRLDPVSLF; translated from the coding sequence ATGGACCAGTTAGAACTGGTCGGGCACAGCACCAATGAGCCCGCTGGCAAGAGCAAGCGAGCTCGCAAGGGCAGCGCGAAAGGCGCGAGTCCCGTCGCCGAACAGCTTCCGATTGCCCGAGTGGCCGTCGAGGTCTCGGCGATGGCGGTCGACCGCTTGTTCGACTACCTGGTTCCAGCGAAGTTGTCCCACGTGGCTCAACCAGGAACGCGGGTGCGAATCCGGTTCGCAGGTCGCCTCGTCAGCGGCTTCATTCTTGAACGAGTGGAGCAACCGGAACACACTGGTCGGCTGGCCCGGATCGAACGTGTCTCTGGCCCGCCAGTCCTGACCGGTGAGATCGTCGCGCTGACACGAGCGGTAGCCGACCACTACGCCGGCACGTTGGCCGACATCCTGCGCGACGCCGTCCCGCCTCGGCACGCAGCTTCTGAGCAGGGCGCCGCAACGGCGTCGCAGTCCGGCGCAGGCCATGGTCGGACAACCGGATCGAATGACGCGGCCAGCACAGTTGACGACCGGTGTTGGCAGCGCTACGTCGGAGGATCCGCGATGCTCGCCCGATTGCATGCTGGCGAACAGTTGCGAGCCGCCGTTTCAGTCGTGCCGACAGACGATCCGGCGGACCTGCTGGCTGGGTTGGTGGCCGCTGTCGACGGGGCCAGCGTCATCGTCGTTCCCGACGCTCGGGACTTGGAACGCTTCGGTGCCAGGCTGGAGGCGAGGTTCCCGGATCGTGTTGCGCGACTGAGCGCTGCGATGTCGACAGCCGCCCGCTATCGCGCCTTTTTGGACATCCTGTCCGGTGCGCGCGACATCGTGGTCGCCACTCGCAACGGTGCGTTCGCCCCCATGTCGGCGGCGCGGCTGCTCGTGGTTTGGGACGACGGCGACGAGGCGCTCATCGAGCCGCGATCACCGGGTTGGCATGCCCGAGAAGTGCTGGCGCTGCGCTCACATCGCAGCTCTGCATCGTGGGTGGCCATGAGTCACAGCCGCAGTGTCGAGGTGGCCCGCCTGGTCGATACAGGCTGGGCACAGTCCGTCGATGGCGACCGCACTGCCCGACGCACCTGCGCCCAGGTGCTGACTCCCGCTGACGACCAACGAATTGAACCCGACGCGCCCGGTGCCCGTATCCCGACGATCGCCTGGCGGGCAATCCGCCAGGCGTGCCACCAGGGCCCGGTGCTCGTGCAGGTCGCGCGCAGTGGCTATCAACCAGCGGTGGCGTGCGCTCAGTGCCGAACCCCAGCGCGCTGCGCAAGGTGTACCGGCCCGCTGGCGGCGATGGCCGCCGGCGACGATCCCATCTGCCGTTGGTGTGGCACACCGGCGCAGGATTGGTCCTGCGATGAGTGCGGTAGCAAGCGACTGCGGTCAATGGCGGTGGGCTCTGCCCGCACAGCCGAGGAACTGCGCCGTGCGTTTCCGGGCGTCGATGTGCTGGTCAGTGGACGAGCCACCGAGGTCCTCAGCCGAGTGGGTCCAGAACCGGCGATCATCGTCTGCACGGTGGGCGCAGAGCCGATAGCGGTTGGCGGCTACCGGGCGGCGGTTCTGCTTGATGCTCCTGCGTTGCTGGCCAGAACCGATCTGCGCAGCGAGGAGGAGACGTTGCGACGCTGGTTCGCTGTCTTGTCGCTCGTTCGCGGCCGCGCAGACGGTGGACAGGTGGTCGTCACCGCAGGTCCGCAGCAGCGCGCGGTCCAGGCGTTGGTGCGCGCCGATCCGACCGGGTGGGCGAGCCGGGAACTCGTTGAACGCGAGGAGACACAACTTCCACCGGTCTGGCGGGCGGTGACCATCACCGGCTCGGAAGAGGACGTCGTCGCTTTCGGGACGATCCTCACCGATGACGCCGAATGGCGTCGATTGGGTCCAGTTGCTGTTCACCGCGCTGGGCAGCGACCTCAGAGTCGGCTACTGGTCCTCGCGCCGCCATCGGGTGGCTCGCGACTGGCCCGAGCGGTCCGGCTGGCATTGACGGCAAAGCCGGACCGCGGAAGTGAGCATCGAGTTCAGGTGAGGCTCGACCCGGTGTCCTTGTTCTAA
- the def gene encoding peptide deformylase — MTAQPIRLFGDPVLRMPAAPVETFDKELRVLVKDLIETMLQAPGSGLSANQIGVGLRVFAYNVDDEIGHLINPSLDLSEEGQEGPEGCLSLPGLVYDTPRALRTVAKGMNMWGEPVVLEGSGLMARCVQHETDHLDGVLFIDRLPTAERKLAMKEIRESEWFSSEPPVVKISPHQFDRWY, encoded by the coding sequence GTGACAGCCCAGCCGATCAGACTTTTCGGTGACCCGGTCTTGCGCATGCCTGCAGCGCCGGTCGAGACCTTCGACAAAGAGCTGCGCGTCCTGGTCAAAGACCTCATTGAGACGATGCTGCAGGCGCCCGGGTCCGGCCTATCGGCGAACCAAATCGGCGTCGGACTCAGGGTCTTTGCCTACAACGTTGATGACGAGATCGGCCACCTGATCAACCCGAGTCTCGACCTGTCAGAGGAGGGCCAGGAGGGCCCAGAGGGCTGCCTGTCACTGCCCGGGCTGGTGTACGACACTCCGCGCGCGCTGCGGACGGTCGCCAAGGGCATGAACATGTGGGGCGAACCAGTTGTCCTTGAGGGTTCTGGGTTGATGGCGCGGTGCGTGCAGCACGAAACAGACCACCTCGACGGGGTCCTTTTCATTGATCGGCTGCCCACCGCAGAACGTAAGTTGGCGATGAAGGAGATTCGCGAATCTGAGTGGTTCTCCTCCGAGCCCCCGGTCGTGAAGATCAGCCCCCATCAGTTTGATCGCTGGTACTGA